CGAAATCGTGACAGGGGCCTTCAGCCGTTAAGCGACCGGTGGCACGGCTTGGCCGTTCCCGTCTTCGACGCCGAGTGGCTCGCTCATTGCCGAGTGAGAAACGGCGACTACCGCGACAGGTCCATTCAGAACGAAGCCCATAACGCCTGCAGGACTAACGGCGCGTCCTGTTCTGCCACTCCCCCTTTCCAGGCCCTCCTTCTGCCGCTGACCGGCGGCGCGTCCGATCCGGTCGGAAGGCCGTCATGGGCCCGGGACACGTCCGAGAATCATGAGCACTCGGGCCTCATCGAACTCACGAGGTCGTTCCTGCGTGCCCGGGACACAGCGCCCGCAGTGAAGGTCAGGCCGCACCTACAGTGCAACGGGCGCGGACGGACCCATATCGCTTCCTGAGCAGCAACGCCGCCTCACGCCGACGAATAGCCTCAATTTCGTAGCGCGCCGTGCCACAGCCGCGCGCTTACACTGACATTCGCAAAGCGAGCACGGAGACCCATCGCGTCCGCCGACACGCAAAGACACGCAAACAGTGTGCCGCCGCTTCAGCAGCAGCATGGCCGGCCTCGCGGCCTCGGTACACACGAAAACGCTGGGCGGCATTCTTCCGAGAAGATTGCCGCCCAGCGTTTGCCGTGCGTGCGCGATTAGCGCGCGAAGTATCCCCTGTAGTACTCGTAGACCCATCCGACGAGTGCGACGACCACGAGAGGCGCACCGATGAAGGCGATCCAGAACCCGACAGCAAGCCCGAGGATCACGAGCCCCGCTGCACCCGCGAGAAGAATCGGCCACCAGCTCCACGGACTGAAGTGTCCGAGCTCCGGGTCACCATCGTCGATGTTCGCGTCGGGACGGTCCTCCGGAAGAACGCCGCCCTGACTCCGGTGGACAAGCCCGAGATAGAACGCGATCAGACCGCTGAGTACAGCAACGAGTCCGAGAGCCGTCGTGCCCGCCCAGTCAACCTGTCCGAAGCGCGGGTCCATGAGTCCCCACGAGCCGTAGATTGTCGCCACA
This DNA window, taken from Paramicrobacterium agarici, encodes the following:
- a CDS encoding cytochrome c oxidase subunit 4 produces the protein MVANIRIFWIICVFFAIVATIYGSWGLMDPRFGQVDWAGTTALGLVAVLSGLIAFYLGLVHRSQGGVLPEDRPDANIDDGDPELGHFSPWSWWPILLAGAAGLVILGLAVGFWIAFIGAPLVVVALVGWVYEYYRGYFAR